A genomic window from Algoriphagus sp. Y33 includes:
- a CDS encoding bifunctional 2-polyprenyl-6-hydroxyphenol methylase/3-demethylubiquinol 3-O-methyltransferase UbiG, protein MGISELNKLLGNIDIYLLDQILKGRFSKDMRILDAGCGEGRNAVYFINGGYQIFGIDRDETAIQYCRYMASSLDKSYDVYRFQVGGLEEIPFHQKAFDAVICSAVLHFAQDESAFWQMISEMLRVLKPGGILWFRMTTAFGGMLEQSQSVGEGKYLLPDGSVRFLLTQNQLDKLEEMGMRLLEHPKSVLVHGQRAMGVFVMEKRG, encoded by the coding sequence ATGGGAATCTCCGAACTGAATAAATTACTTGGAAATATAGATATCTATCTACTGGATCAGATTCTTAAAGGCAGGTTTTCGAAAGATATGAGGATTCTTGATGCCGGCTGTGGAGAAGGTAGAAATGCTGTGTATTTCATCAATGGAGGATATCAGATATTTGGAATTGATCGAGACGAAACGGCTATTCAGTACTGTAGGTATATGGCAAGCAGTCTGGACAAGAGTTACGACGTTTATCGCTTCCAAGTGGGTGGATTGGAAGAGATTCCTTTTCATCAAAAGGCGTTTGATGCAGTAATCTGTTCCGCAGTTCTTCATTTTGCTCAGGATGAATCCGCTTTCTGGCAGATGATCAGTGAAATGTTGCGCGTGCTAAAGCCCGGCGGTATTTTATGGTTTAGGATGACGACAGCTTTTGGCGGTATGTTGGAACAAAGCCAATCGGTGGGGGAAGGTAAATACTTGCTTCCTGATGGTTCCGTGAGATTTTTGTTGACTCAGAATCAGTTGGATAAATTGGAAGAAATGGGCATGAGACTTTTGGAACATCCAAAATCTGTTTTGGTACATGGTCAGCGCGCCATGGGAGTTTTTGTGATGGAAAAGAGAGGTTGA
- a CDS encoding NAD(P)-dependent oxidoreductase: protein MKIGIIREGKNPPDKRVPFTPDQLKVIQQDYTGKLKFFVQSSPLRAFTDQEFLDVGIDVVEDISDCDVLFGVKEVPINQLIEGKTYLFFSHTIKKQPSNRKLLRTILEKRIRLIDYEALKDEEGRRVVAFGRWAGIVGAYNAFWTYGKKTALFDLRRANECKNLHELHRELDKVQLPPIKIILTGTGRVGNGAMEILHSLKIREVSAHDFLHLYFDEPVYVKLSSSDYNRRKSDGGFDKQEFYTFPERYESHFLKYAEAGEMLISGAFWNPDAPRLFALNDIAGEDFQLSVIADVSCDVGGAIPTTISSTTITDPVYDVDRKSGEKIHAFGSQTSISVMAIDNLPCELPREASREFGVQLMKWVIPALMEENSGILEGATIARDGDLTIEFMYLTEFVNQHE, encoded by the coding sequence ATGAAAATCGGAATAATCCGCGAAGGAAAAAACCCTCCTGACAAACGAGTTCCTTTTACTCCTGATCAGCTGAAAGTTATTCAGCAGGATTATACTGGCAAGCTTAAGTTTTTTGTGCAATCCAGCCCCTTACGTGCATTTACCGATCAGGAATTTCTCGACGTGGGAATTGATGTGGTGGAAGATATTTCCGACTGTGACGTGCTATTTGGAGTGAAAGAGGTACCCATTAACCAGTTGATAGAGGGTAAGACATACTTATTCTTTTCCCATACTATCAAAAAACAGCCCTCTAACAGAAAGCTTCTTAGGACAATCTTGGAAAAGAGAATTAGACTTATTGATTATGAGGCACTAAAGGATGAGGAAGGAAGGAGAGTTGTTGCCTTTGGAAGATGGGCAGGAATCGTCGGTGCTTATAATGCTTTTTGGACCTATGGAAAGAAGACAGCTCTTTTTGATCTCAGGCGTGCGAATGAATGCAAAAACCTTCATGAGCTTCATAGAGAACTTGACAAGGTGCAGTTGCCGCCTATTAAAATAATCCTGACAGGGACAGGACGTGTGGGCAATGGGGCGATGGAGATATTGCATTCCCTGAAGATTCGGGAAGTGTCGGCACATGACTTCTTACATCTGTATTTTGATGAGCCGGTATACGTGAAATTGAGTTCTTCAGATTACAATAGGAGGAAATCTGACGGAGGGTTTGATAAGCAGGAATTCTATACTTTTCCGGAGCGGTATGAAAGTCATTTTCTGAAGTATGCAGAAGCGGGAGAAATGCTGATTTCCGGAGCTTTTTGGAATCCTGATGCTCCTCGTTTATTTGCGTTGAATGATATTGCAGGGGAGGATTTTCAGCTTTCGGTGATCGCTGATGTCAGCTGTGATGTGGGAGGGGCTATTCCCACTACAATTTCTTCCACTACGATTACCGACCCTGTGTATGATGTGGATCGTAAATCAGGCGAAAAAATCCACGCCTTTGGCAGCCAGACGAGTATCTCAGTGATGGCAATTGATAATTTGCCCTGTGAGCTACCAAGGGAGGCAAGCCGGGAGTTTGGAGTTCAGCTGATGAAATGGGTAATTCCAGCACTTATGGAAGAGAATTCAGGCATTTTGGAGGGAGCTACTATAGCTCGCGATGGAGATTTGACTATAGAGTTTATGTACCTGACAGAATTTGTAAATCAACATGAATAA
- a CDS encoding Na/Pi symporter: protein MERLENEKDTVNKTKSYLMMLLALVLFIFAIDLLTVAMSNLNNVVAENILQATRNPFVSLFIGLLMTALIQSSSTVTASIVAVVASGHLTLEQATPMVMGANIGTTLTSTLVSLSYIMNRKQFKRALSAGMLHDIFNIFTVIILLPLEVYFGFLSKISIRIAHFFLPNEPYSGPIVYNKVFTRPISEWITAAIDIPFLTTILSIFLVFAAIKILSTSVYKAFVLNSFQDINKLIFKNPYMAFLYGTFFTAAVQSSTVTTSLVVPLVANKKVSVRKAFPFIIGANIGTTITAAIAAIYKSEAAIALAIVHFLFNFIGALIFLPFPRLRNIPVFLAMFMGKKSVKSRFLGFAYILLTFFIIPFLLIYFSND, encoded by the coding sequence ATGGAGCGCTTGGAGAATGAAAAAGACACAGTAAATAAGACCAAAAGCTATCTGATGATGCTTTTGGCACTCGTGCTATTCATCTTTGCAATAGATCTGCTCACTGTAGCGATGAGCAACCTGAACAATGTGGTAGCTGAGAACATACTTCAGGCCACCAGAAACCCATTCGTCAGCCTGTTTATCGGACTACTGATGACGGCGCTGATTCAAAGTAGCTCCACCGTGACAGCTAGCATAGTCGCCGTAGTGGCATCCGGCCATCTTACTCTGGAACAGGCAACACCTATGGTGATGGGTGCCAACATCGGCACTACCCTGACTTCTACGCTGGTATCGCTCTCTTATATTATGAATAGAAAACAATTCAAGCGAGCACTATCCGCAGGCATGCTTCATGATATTTTCAACATCTTCACTGTTATTATTTTGTTGCCGTTGGAAGTTTACTTCGGCTTTTTATCCAAAATATCTATCAGGATAGCACATTTTTTTTTACCGAATGAACCCTATTCCGGCCCTATAGTGTACAATAAGGTCTTCACTAGGCCCATTTCAGAATGGATCACTGCTGCTATAGACATCCCATTTCTAACGACGATTCTTTCGATTTTCTTGGTTTTTGCAGCCATTAAGATCTTGTCCACCTCGGTTTATAAAGCATTTGTGCTCAATAGCTTCCAAGACATCAACAAGCTGATTTTCAAAAATCCCTATATGGCTTTCTTATATGGGACTTTCTTCACAGCTGCTGTCCAATCCAGTACTGTCACTACTTCGTTGGTGGTTCCGCTGGTCGCCAATAAAAAAGTGTCAGTAAGAAAGGCGTTTCCCTTTATTATCGGAGCCAATATAGGAACCACAATTACAGCAGCGATTGCAGCTATTTACAAATCCGAAGCGGCCATTGCACTGGCCATTGTCCACTTTCTGTTCAATTTTATTGGTGCACTTATTTTCCTGCCATTTCCAAGGTTGAGAAATATTCCGGTGTTCTTGGCTATGTTTATGGGCAAAAAATCAGTAAAAAGCAGATTTTTGGGCTTTGCCTATATTCTACTGACTTTCTTCATCATTCCTTTTCTGCTGATCTACTTCAGCAATGATTGA
- a CDS encoding patatin-like phospholipase family protein → MEKGKSVSLVLSSGGARGLAHVGVIEELEKRGYHIAEIAGCSAGALVGGMYAAGKMEEFKDWICHLDRLDVFSLMDFTFSTRGFIKGDKVYNALKKVIKDCQIEDLGIPFYCNAVDYISGKEVVFREGSLYAAIRASGSIPTVFQPARYHRYELVDGGVLNPVPLSLLKQADENIVVVVGLNAADSELVVPPKKDSTGRKFISMPAWMVEYRNKMRQYFPEQDKIERPTSLSSIGLMTRSFDLLQDRFSALLIEKYQVDVTVQVARNQAGTLEFYRAEELIEIGREKAIQALDNWENGNLRTE, encoded by the coding sequence ATGGAGAAAGGCAAATCAGTATCATTGGTTTTGAGCAGCGGCGGAGCCCGGGGATTAGCGCACGTAGGTGTGATCGAGGAGCTTGAGAAGCGCGGATATCATATTGCCGAAATTGCAGGTTGCTCAGCAGGAGCCCTTGTCGGAGGCATGTATGCAGCGGGCAAAATGGAGGAATTTAAGGATTGGATTTGCCATTTGGATAGGTTGGATGTCTTTTCTTTGATGGATTTCACATTTTCTACCCGAGGATTTATCAAGGGTGATAAGGTATATAATGCCTTGAAAAAAGTGATTAAAGATTGCCAGATCGAAGACTTGGGCATCCCTTTCTATTGCAATGCCGTTGACTATATAAGCGGAAAAGAAGTGGTTTTTAGGGAAGGGAGTTTGTATGCCGCCATCCGGGCTTCGGGAAGTATTCCTACAGTTTTTCAACCAGCGAGGTACCATCGTTATGAGTTGGTAGATGGAGGAGTTTTAAATCCGGTACCTCTTTCACTGTTGAAGCAAGCTGATGAAAATATAGTCGTTGTCGTTGGTCTAAATGCTGCTGATTCTGAATTGGTAGTTCCTCCGAAGAAAGATTCTACAGGTAGGAAATTCATTTCTATGCCTGCATGGATGGTCGAGTATAGAAATAAAATGCGGCAATACTTTCCTGAGCAAGATAAAATAGAAAGGCCTACTTCGCTCAGTTCGATTGGACTTATGACTCGCTCGTTTGATCTGCTTCAAGACCGGTTTTCTGCCTTATTGATTGAAAAGTATCAGGTGGATGTTACTGTGCAAGTTGCCAGAAATCAAGCCGGAACGTTGGAATTTTACCGTGCGGAGGAGCTGATAGAAATCGGCCGTGAAAAAGCGATTCAAGCCTTAGACAACTGGGAAAATGGGAATCTCCGAACTGAATAA
- a CDS encoding trimeric intracellular cation channel family protein, whose amino-acid sequence MDLQYGLELIGTFVFAISGALAIREREHDMFGAGFTGFITAIGGGTLRDILLDSYPLVWIGDVNFLYSILVGILAAFIFPNFLSKLRKTFFLFDTLGIAFFTVLGVEKALSLGVRPEIAAIMGMFSAVMGGVIRDTLTNEIPILFRKEIYASACLAGAIFYLILNSFGVSRDVNLLVSIAVIIAIRLLSMKYKLSLPRLD is encoded by the coding sequence ATGGATTTACAATACGGACTTGAGCTGATTGGAACTTTTGTATTTGCGATCTCCGGCGCTTTGGCAATCAGAGAGCGTGAGCACGATATGTTTGGGGCGGGATTCACAGGCTTTATTACCGCTATAGGCGGTGGGACGCTCAGGGATATTTTGCTTGATAGTTATCCGCTTGTTTGGATTGGCGATGTGAATTTTCTCTATTCAATATTGGTAGGAATCTTGGCAGCATTTATTTTTCCGAATTTCCTGAGTAAGCTCCGTAAGACCTTCTTTCTTTTTGATACACTTGGGATAGCTTTTTTTACTGTCTTGGGAGTAGAAAAGGCTTTGAGTCTGGGTGTAAGACCTGAGATTGCTGCGATTATGGGTATGTTTTCTGCAGTGATGGGCGGCGTAATACGCGACACCTTGACCAACGAAATACCCATTTTGTTCAGAAAGGAAATTTATGCTTCGGCATGCCTTGCAGGCGCAATATTCTACCTAATTTTAAATTCTTTCGGAGTTTCAAGAGATGTCAACTTGCTGGTTTCCATTGCCGTGATTATTGCGATCAGATTGCTTTCTATGAAATACAAGCTGAGCTTGCCAAGGCTTGATTAG
- a CDS encoding aminotransferase class I/II-fold pyridoxal phosphate-dependent enzyme, producing MKNHYLNSAINRTITIQGKECLYFSGTSYLGIAQDKTFLNALSDNLFLLGANHGQSRINNIRLEIFDEFEDYFSSKAGAESAAVFSSGYLAGIAAWKSMHKEADEIWIAPDAHSAVVPDNYFQSIQFNFIQWKNQCLEQSEALPPREILLIGNAVDPFLCEIHSYDWVKKIAQKHKVSLLIDDSHAFGTLGNSIYGTYRQWLDPSFTLLVSGSLGKGLSLPAGIVLGGGAQIYKIKTTPLFGGASPGSPAHLKTFLDTEELYLKKKDWLQDACRIFAQETANISQILGSSYFPAFAYTDPTWLAELEKAGIITSSFPYPTPESPSINRIVISAFHEPEDLKYLNQLLQDLSR from the coding sequence TTGAAAAACCATTACCTCAATTCGGCAATCAATCGTACAATCACAATTCAAGGTAAAGAATGTCTTTATTTCAGCGGAACCTCCTATCTGGGAATTGCACAGGACAAGACTTTTCTGAATGCCCTATCAGACAATCTCTTTCTTCTCGGAGCTAATCATGGACAAAGTCGAATCAATAATATTCGTTTGGAGATTTTTGATGAGTTTGAGGATTACTTCTCTAGCAAAGCAGGAGCCGAATCCGCTGCCGTTTTCAGTTCGGGATATCTGGCAGGCATAGCAGCGTGGAAATCAATGCATAAGGAAGCTGATGAAATATGGATAGCTCCTGATGCACATAGTGCTGTAGTCCCTGACAATTATTTCCAATCTATACAATTTAATTTTATACAATGGAAAAATCAGTGTTTAGAACAATCTGAAGCCCTTCCCCCCAGAGAAATACTTCTAATAGGCAATGCTGTAGATCCATTTCTTTGCGAAATCCATTCATACGATTGGGTGAAAAAAATCGCCCAAAAGCATAAAGTAAGCCTTCTGATAGATGATAGTCACGCTTTCGGAACGTTGGGAAATAGCATATATGGCACCTACCGCCAATGGCTAGATCCCTCTTTCACTTTGCTGGTATCAGGTTCTCTGGGAAAAGGGCTGAGCTTGCCCGCGGGAATCGTTTTGGGAGGTGGAGCTCAAATCTATAAAATCAAAACAACACCCCTGTTTGGTGGGGCTTCTCCCGGCTCACCGGCTCATCTAAAAACATTCCTGGACACTGAGGAACTCTACTTAAAGAAAAAAGACTGGCTACAGGATGCCTGCAGAATTTTTGCCCAGGAAACAGCCAATATTTCTCAAATCCTAGGTAGCAGCTATTTCCCTGCATTCGCATATACAGACCCTACCTGGTTGGCTGAACTGGAAAAAGCAGGAATTATAACCTCTTCCTTTCCATACCCTACACCCGAAAGTCCCAGTATAAACAGAATCGTGATTTCAGCATTTCATGAACCGGAAGACTTGAAATATCTTAATCAACTACTACAAGATCTGTCGCGATGA
- the deoC gene encoding deoxyribose-phosphate aldolase — protein MNNLNRFLESTLLKPTMSATDLDFLVRDAIEEQFVGVCVPPFWLKKVRRDLGEENIQLVTVIGFPFGYSDTATKVFETREAIRQGADELDLVWSQTAYHSGMNWPKIEIAQIAKICHEEERILKVIIETGNLNEKQIVEACMICQDAGVDFVKTSTGYASAGAKVGDVLLMRETLSSSVGIKASGGIKTLDFAQDLIKAGADRIGTSSAKALMDSWRNSQSLLK, from the coding sequence ATGAATAATCTGAATCGATTTTTAGAATCCACCCTTTTGAAGCCCACCATGAGCGCCACTGATTTGGATTTTCTGGTACGAGATGCTATCGAAGAGCAATTCGTAGGAGTATGTGTGCCGCCGTTTTGGTTGAAAAAGGTGAGAAGAGACTTAGGTGAAGAGAATATTCAATTGGTAACGGTAATCGGATTTCCCTTTGGCTATTCTGACACGGCTACCAAGGTTTTTGAAACCAGGGAAGCTATACGGCAAGGTGCCGATGAATTGGATTTGGTTTGGTCTCAGACGGCTTATCATTCGGGGATGAACTGGCCAAAGATCGAAATTGCCCAAATTGCAAAGATTTGTCATGAAGAAGAGAGAATCCTGAAAGTTATAATTGAAACCGGCAATCTGAATGAAAAGCAGATCGTAGAGGCATGCATGATCTGTCAGGATGCAGGAGTAGATTTTGTAAAAACATCCACAGGGTATGCTTCTGCCGGAGCCAAAGTAGGTGATGTTTTACTGATGCGGGAGACGTTGTCCTCTTCAGTGGGTATCAAGGCAAGTGGGGGGATAAAAACACTTGACTTTGCGCAGGATCTGATTAAAGCGGGTGCGGATAGAATAGGAACCAGTTCGGCAAAAGCATTAATGGATTCCTGGAGAAATTCTCAATCATTGCTGAAGTAG
- a CDS encoding polysaccharide deacetylase family protein: MKNLSYFLFLLAFLPTITFSQNLAEKLGYPADTKLLIIHGDDVGVSHSQTKATFDAMKKGLVNSTSMMVPTGWSAEVGEMAKEIPDADIGIHITLTNEWLNFNWGPEAGRTAVPGLANEKGHMYPDCAQVTANASPEEVEKEILAQIKTANQMGITPTHLDSHMGCVFFGRPEYLASYLKIAQELKIPAMINQQMIDGIVKNNPVLFSEIEVDKFPLVDKVIMAESKDYASGMETFYSDALNNIQPGLNVILIHLAFDDEEMNAVTKGHDSFHAPWRQTDYDFFTSDKARELIEKNNVKLVTWREVGKTM; this comes from the coding sequence ATGAAGAACCTGAGCTACTTTCTATTCCTTTTGGCATTCTTGCCTACAATTACCTTTTCTCAAAACCTAGCCGAAAAGCTTGGATATCCTGCCGACACCAAACTTCTAATTATTCACGGAGATGATGTGGGAGTATCGCATTCTCAGACCAAAGCAACTTTTGATGCGATGAAAAAGGGACTGGTGAATTCCACCAGTATGATGGTACCTACGGGATGGTCTGCAGAAGTGGGCGAAATGGCTAAGGAAATACCTGATGCGGATATAGGAATCCACATCACCCTTACCAATGAATGGCTTAATTTCAACTGGGGGCCTGAAGCTGGCAGAACAGCAGTCCCGGGTTTGGCCAATGAAAAGGGACATATGTATCCTGACTGTGCCCAAGTAACCGCAAATGCCAGCCCCGAGGAGGTAGAGAAAGAAATCCTTGCGCAGATCAAAACGGCAAACCAGATGGGAATCACTCCCACACACTTGGATTCACATATGGGCTGCGTCTTTTTCGGTCGCCCCGAATACCTGGCCTCATATCTCAAAATCGCTCAGGAACTGAAAATCCCGGCCATGATCAACCAACAAATGATAGATGGAATAGTTAAAAACAATCCAGTGCTTTTTTCAGAAATTGAAGTGGATAAATTTCCTCTAGTCGACAAGGTTATTATGGCTGAGTCAAAAGATTATGCATCAGGAATGGAGACTTTTTACTCAGATGCGCTAAACAATATCCAGCCGGGACTGAATGTGATTCTTATCCACTTAGCCTTTGATGACGAAGAAATGAACGCTGTGACGAAAGGACACGACTCCTTCCATGCTCCCTGGAGGCAGACAGACTATGATTTCTTCACCAGTGATAAAGCCAGAGAATTAATAGAAAAGAACAACGTGAAACTGGTAACATGGAGAGAAGTTGGCAAAACAATGTAG
- a CDS encoding isoprenylcysteine carboxylmethyltransferase family protein yields the protein MNYVLLGLSWAVFYSLHSFLAATKLKRILQGKLENAYKWYRLVYTLISIFLILGITIQALVIPKTILLSKSVFTDYLGYMLAGFGTIIVTKSSKNYSLKRFLGLAPLEVHEEALITTSLYSKIRHPLYAGLILIFLGYFLFAGTLSSAIHLGCLLLYLPVGIYFEEKNLVAQFGETYHKYKSATPPIIPRFR from the coding sequence ATGAATTATGTGCTGCTAGGGCTGAGTTGGGCCGTATTCTATTCACTTCATTCTTTTCTGGCTGCAACCAAGTTAAAAAGAATTCTGCAGGGAAAATTGGAAAATGCCTATAAATGGTATCGCCTGGTTTACACCTTGATATCTATTTTCTTAATCTTAGGTATCACAATCCAAGCGCTGGTAATTCCCAAAACCATTCTACTATCTAAAAGTGTCTTTACCGATTATCTGGGCTACATGTTGGCAGGGTTTGGTACTATCATCGTTACAAAATCAAGCAAAAATTACTCATTGAAGCGATTTCTGGGTCTTGCTCCATTGGAAGTACATGAGGAAGCATTGATCACCACCAGTCTTTATTCCAAAATCCGCCATCCACTGTATGCCGGGCTCATATTGATTTTTCTGGGCTATTTTTTGTTTGCCGGCACATTAAGTTCGGCCATTCATCTAGGATGTTTATTGCTCTATTTACCTGTAGGGATATATTTTGAGGAAAAAAATCTTGTAGCACAATTTGGTGAAACCTACCATAAGTACAAGTCTGCCACTCCTCCAATCATTCCAAGATTTCGGTGA
- a CDS encoding serine hydrolase: MIKHFAQLLLLVALITSCAPKEKTPFEDGLADYPTLKKVLENVEKYQVQLIYTQIDRNEHGNALFTDYTVNLDDKRYFYPASTVKLPVAILALEWLEEQNIESLTAKTSMLIDSVRPSQVPALVDFSSKDSLPSIAHYIKKILLVSNNDAYNRLYELLGQDYINQKLKEKGLEQTIINHRLSFSASPEENRITNPVRFVDSVGNTILTIPERVTETDYSNVDNPVIGKAFYLEDSLVQHRMDFTFKNKLALSDLHGIVERIIFPTSFVESERFSITEDQRAFVLKYMSMLPAESDFPAYPKQEYWDTFSKFYLDRNDKKDIPRNLRLFNKTGQAYGHLIDASYYVDFEKGVEFFVSAAIYVNENETLNDDRYEYEEIGFPFFAELGDYLYKLESKRKKTVPANLNLFKFEY; this comes from the coding sequence ATGATAAAGCATTTTGCACAATTACTACTCTTGGTTGCTCTGATCACCTCATGCGCTCCGAAGGAAAAAACACCCTTTGAAGATGGTCTTGCTGATTACCCCACACTCAAGAAAGTTCTGGAAAATGTAGAAAAATATCAAGTTCAACTAATCTATACCCAAATCGACCGAAACGAACATGGCAATGCCCTGTTCACTGATTATACAGTAAATCTAGACGATAAGCGATATTTCTATCCCGCATCGACCGTCAAATTACCTGTTGCTATACTAGCGCTAGAGTGGCTAGAAGAGCAAAACATCGAAAGTCTGACTGCCAAGACAAGCATGCTGATTGATTCGGTCCGTCCTTCCCAAGTTCCGGCTTTGGTAGACTTCTCTTCCAAAGACTCTCTTCCCAGCATTGCACATTACATCAAAAAGATTCTTTTGGTATCAAACAACGACGCCTATAACCGCTTATACGAATTACTGGGACAGGACTACATCAACCAAAAACTGAAAGAAAAAGGACTGGAACAAACCATTATCAACCACAGGCTCAGCTTTTCGGCCAGTCCAGAAGAAAATAGAATCACCAACCCCGTTCGTTTTGTGGATTCAGTTGGCAATACTATTCTGACCATTCCGGAACGGGTTACTGAAACTGACTATTCAAATGTCGACAACCCAGTAATCGGAAAGGCCTTTTACCTGGAAGATTCACTGGTGCAGCATCGAATGGATTTCACCTTTAAGAATAAGCTTGCACTGTCAGATCTCCATGGTATAGTGGAAAGAATAATTTTCCCCACGTCATTTGTGGAATCCGAACGTTTTAGCATCACGGAGGATCAAAGAGCATTTGTTTTGAAATACATGAGTATGCTTCCTGCTGAGAGTGATTTTCCTGCATATCCTAAGCAAGAATACTGGGATACCTTCTCTAAATTTTATCTGGATAGAAACGATAAAAAAGACATCCCTAGAAACCTCCGCCTTTTCAATAAAACCGGACAAGCTTATGGGCATTTGATAGATGCAAGTTATTATGTCGATTTTGAAAAGGGTGTAGAGTTTTTTGTCTCAGCCGCGATTTATGTAAACGAGAACGAAACACTCAATGATGACCGGTATGAATATGAAGAAATTGGCTTTCCTTTCTTTGCAGAATTAGGAGATTATCTTTACAAATTAGAATCTAAACGAAAAAAGACGGTTCCCGCAAATTTAAACCTGTTCAAATTTGAGTACTAG
- a CDS encoding VOC family protein, translated as MRQFKPFHLAFPIRDIAETRKFYGELLGCEIGRSTDKWIDFNFFGHQLSAHVKPEELALAHSNTVDGKYVPVRHFGVILPWEEWHELAEKLKNHGIEFVIEPYIRFQGEVGEQATMFFLDPCGNALEFKSFQDETQIFAN; from the coding sequence ATGCGTCAATTTAAACCCTTTCACCTAGCCTTCCCTATCCGGGATATTGCGGAAACCAGAAAATTCTATGGAGAACTTCTTGGTTGTGAAATAGGAAGAAGTACTGACAAATGGATCGATTTTAATTTCTTTGGACATCAGCTTTCAGCACATGTCAAACCGGAGGAATTGGCATTGGCGCACAGCAACACTGTGGATGGCAAATATGTCCCTGTTCGTCATTTTGGCGTAATTTTGCCTTGGGAAGAATGGCACGAACTTGCCGAGAAATTGAAAAATCACGGAATTGAGTTTGTGATCGAGCCATACATCCGCTTTCAGGGCGAAGTTGGGGAGCAGGCTACTATGTTCTTTCTAGACCCGTGTGGCAATGCACTGGAATTCAAGTCCTTTCAGGATGAAACTCAGATTTTCGCCAATTAA